The DNA segment GAACGTCCACTCGATAGACGACGATATCCCGTCGCTGTCGAACGCCGTGTACGCCGCGCTCGATTACGGCCACGAGGGCATCCCCCGGAACGTCCGGCGAGCGGTCGCATTCTTGGCCGGGTCTGATCTGGTCGAGGAGGCCGTCGTGGAGATTCCGCAGAACGCGACGGTGTACAACATCGAGACGAAGGCTGACGAGATGCGGTCGAAGGCCGAGGAACTGCTCGATGTCTACCACGAAGGCAACCTGGGAATCAACCAATGAAGCTCGACAGTAGCTTCGAGGACGATCTCCGCGAGGCCGTCTTGGACGAGGCTGAACACGAACTCATAGGGAAGCAAGGTAACCTCGTTCACGAAGCCGTCCAGTTCACCCACGACCGCCTCCGCGAGTACGGACGGGAGTTTGACTACCGAGTCGACTCCATCATCGACAGCTTCGGCGGTGTCGAGGTAGATCGGTCCGCCAACCGGCTCACCATTCGGTGGGGCTGGACGCACGAAGCGATGGTCTATCTCGAGTTCGGCACGAGCGACCACACCATCGAGGGTGACCCCGTGCTCTCGTTCGTCTGGGAAGAGCGCCACAATCCACCGGAGTGGGTTCGTGAAGAGTTCGACCAGGAGGGCAACGGCTACCGCGTGTTCCTGCCAGAGGTCGAGGTCGCTGGCGTGAAGGAGACGCGAGCAGCCCGGGACGCATTGAACTGGCTTCGTCGGGAGGTCCAGTCATGAGCGCTCCGGAAGTCGAGTGGGTACTCACCCAACTCGGTTCCGTCGTTGGCTCGCTCACCACGCCCCTGAAGCGAGTCGACCGCGACGAGAGCAAGATCCTCGATGGAAGTATTCGGTCGCGGACGGCCGAGTTGGAGAAGGCGAATTACGTCGGTGCGACGCTCTCGGATGTTACGAGTCAGCCGATCGGGACGGAGTACGACCACTCGCGGGAGGCCGTCGTCGGTGTTCGCATTGAAGGCCTCACGCACCGCGAGTTCGGGTACGTCGACCCGAACGGCAGTAGCGGCATTCCGTTCGACAACGACGGCGGGCTCGTCTCCCGTGTCCGGGATGCACTGCTCGTCGAACGGACGTATCCGAACGCGGGCGGGGCGAACGTGACGTACACCGACTTACGGATTACGAACGAGGCGCCGCAGTCGAGCAACTACGCGGATTACTATCGCACCGACTTCGACGTCGTGTTCAACGGTTACGAAGACCTACCATGACCAGAACCAGCAGTACCCCACCTGACGGAGGCACAGCACGATGACCGGCGCCGGAACCAGCACGGTCGCGTACGGCATCGAATCGAGTTTCATGGGGTCGGTGGTGGACGACGACACCGACTCCTCGCCGGACTACTACCTGCCAGGCAAGAACGTCACCATCGAGGAGATCGAGCTGTCGAACCAGCTCCAGCGCATCCGCGACCCCGATAGCGTCGAGTCGGTCGAGAGCATCGAGGGCAACCTCGAAGGCGCGTTCTCGGCGTCGTGGATCGCGAAACACTGGAACCATCACAACTTCATCTTTAACGACGCCGGAACCGGGTTTGCACCGGGGCTCGCCGCGTCGTCACGGTGGTATCTCGGTATCGACTACCTCACCGGGACCGCGGAGCGCGAACTCATCGGTGTCGTACCCACGCAGTACCAGATTCGGTACGAGCAGGGTGGTCCGGTACGCGTCAGCGTGACCTGCATCTACGCCGACGAGAAGCTCGCGACGAGCATCACCCCGTCGACCATCGAGGACCCCGGAACGGTCTACCAGTGGCACGGCACGTCGCTCGACGTGAATACGACGACGCAGGCGAAGCTTCAGTCCTCGACGCTCCAAATTAGCAATATCGCCCGCTTCCAGCGTGGGTCCGGCCGAAAGCCCATCGACGCGGTCATCGCGGCGCCGGAGGCATCGCTGTCGGCGGACACGA comes from the Halorussus vallis genome and includes:
- a CDS encoding phage tail tube protein encodes the protein MTGAGTSTVAYGIESSFMGSVVDDDTDSSPDYYLPGKNVTIEEIELSNQLQRIRDPDSVESVESIEGNLEGAFSASWIAKHWNHHNFIFNDAGTGFAPGLAASSRWYLGIDYLTGTAERELIGVVPTQYQIRYEQGGPVRVSVTCIYADEKLATSITPSTIEDPGTVYQWHGTSLDVNTTTQAKLQSSTLQISNIARFQRGSGRKPIDAVIAAPEASLSADTTMTETDQLALAYGAAGSTAPQDSVGGVSASFAVTNGGGTTKTFNLSEVTPDTYNWSDLVSAENDMNENLDYQVNGVTVA